A single Lacerta agilis isolate rLacAgi1 chromosome 10, rLacAgi1.pri, whole genome shotgun sequence DNA region contains:
- the MGAT3 gene encoding beta-1,4-mannosyl-glycoprotein 4-beta-N-acetylglucosaminyltransferase translates to MKMRRHKLFLTLCMAGLCLISFLHFLKALSYVTFPRELASLSPNLVSNFFWNNAPVTSQVSPEPGGPELLRTPLYSHSPLLQPLSPSRAGEELHRAEFVLPEDTAEYFVHTKAGGVCFKPGTKVLEKPLAGRPEEKIEGAASGRTGRKPLSTNGTKRRKWVECVCLPGWHGPSCGVPTVVQYSNLPTKDRLTPREVPRRVINAINVNHEFDLLDVRFHELGDVVDAFVVCESNFTAYGEPRPLKFREMLLNGSFDYIRHKVLYVFLDHFPPGGRQDGWIADDYLRTFLTRDGISRFRNLRPDDVFIIDDADEIPARDGVLFLKLYDGWTEPFAFHMRKSLYGFFWKQPGTLEVVSGCTVGMLQTVYATDGIRLRRREYYTMPGFRQYENSTGHILVQWSLGSPLHFAGWHCSWCFTPEGIYFKLVSAQNGDFPRWGDYEDKRDLNYIRELIRTGGWFDGTTQEYPAADPKEQMYAPKYLLKNYQRFSYLLENPYQKAEGAG, encoded by the coding sequence ATGAAGATGAGACGCCACAAACTGTTTTTGACTCTGTGCATGGCTGGTCTTTGCCTCATCTCTTTCCTTCACTTCCTGAAGGCCCTCTCCTATGTCACATTCCCCAGGGAGCTGGCGTCGCTTAGCCCCAACCTGGTCTCCAACTTCTTCTGGAACAATGCACCCGTCACATCTCAGGTCAGCCCTGAGCCTGGGGGCCCGGAGCTCCTCCGTACGCCACTGTACTCCCACTCACCTCTGCTCCAGCCCCTCTCCCCAAGCAGAGCTGGCGAAGAGCTGCATAGAGCCGAGTTTGTGCTGCCTGAAGACACGGCGGAATACTTTGTGCATACCAAAGCTGGCGGTGTCTGCTTCAAACCAGGCACCAAGGTGTTGGAAAAGCCACTAGCGGGCCGGCCAGAGGAGAAAATAGAAGGAGCTGCTTCTGGGCGGACAGGCCGGAAACCTCTGAGCACCAATGGGACAAAGCGGCGCAAGTGGGTGgagtgtgtgtgcctgcctggcTGGCATGGGCCTAGCTGTGGGGTGCCCACTGTGGTCCAGTACTCAAACCTCCCCACTAAAGACCGGCTGACCCCACGGGAGGTTCCTCGGAGAGTCATTAATGCCATCAACGTCAACCATGAATTTGACCTCTTGGACGTGCGTTTCCATGAGCTGGGCGATGTGGTAGATGCCTTTGTGGTTTGTGAGTCCAACTTCACTGCATATGGTGAGCCACGGCCCCTCAAGTTCCGCGAGATGCTGCTCAATGGCTCCTTTGACTATATCCGCCACAAGGTGCTCTATGTCTTCCTGGATCACTTCCCCCCAGGCGGGCGCCAGGATGGTTGGATTGCCGATGACTACTTACGCACTTTCCTGACTCGGGATGGCATCTCCCGCTTCCGCAATCTGCGGCCTGATGACGTTTTCATAATTGACGACGCCGACGAGATCCCGGCCCGCGATGGCGTGCTCTTCCTCAAACTCTACGATGGCTGGACGGAGCCCTTTGCTTTCCACATGCGCAAATCCCTCTACGGATTCTTCTGGAAGCAGCCCGGCACCCTGGAGGTGGTTTCTGGTTGCACGGTGGGGATGCTCCAAACTGTTTACGCCACAGATGGGATTCGCCTGCGCCGGAGGGAGTACTACACCATGCCAGGCTTTCGGCAGTATGAAAACAGCACAGGTCACATCCTGGTGCAGTGGTCGCTGGGGAGCCCGCTCCATTTTGCTGGCTGGCACTGCTCTTGGTGCTTTACACCAGAAGGAATCTACTTCAAATTGGTGTCAGCCCAGAATGGGGATTTCCCCCGCTGGGGTGACTACGAGGACAAGCGGGACCTTAACTATATCCGGGAGCTAATTCGGACTGGCGGGTGGTTTGATGGCACCACTCAAGAGTACCCTGCTGCGGACCCCAAAGAACAAATGTATGCCCCCAAATATCTGTTGAAGAACTACCAGCGGTTTAGTTACTTATTGGAGAACCCTTACCAGAAAGCAGAGGGGGCTGGGTGA